TTTATTTTTGAGAAGTAAATGTGCGGAGTAAAAATCTGATCCGTATATATTTTGCGAGTTGTTCCAAAGACTTTCTCCCGCATCTGTCTCCATAGTAAATCCGAAGCTGTATGCGTTTCCAAATGTGCTTCTGAATCTCATGTGGTGCTGATAGGGATTTCCTTTATATCCGTTTTCTATTGTATATCCTTTTTTGAGTTGTAATGGATAGGAGCCTCTTATTAAAAGGTAGTTTTGAGAGTTTTTTATGATATGTAAAGAGCTTATTTTTTGTGATTCTTGGGTGTTTACTTCTACGAATGGAATGAGTTTTGAGATGGTCTCTACATCAAATTCAGGTATACCTTGCAGTTCATAAATGCTGATGAGCATACCATTTGTTTCTCGATAATGGAGAAAACTTTGGACTTGGGGATGGGAAAGAACATAAAGAGAAAGGAGTTGTTCTTCGCTTGCAGTATTGAGATTCAGTGGATTACTATAGAGTTGAAAAAATGTTTCATACAGTCGTTCGTAAGAAATGCTTTCTCTATCCGAAGCTTCGGTTTCTTGGGTGGGGAAGTTCTTTTCTATAAATGCCAGAATATCTATTTCTTTTTGTTTATATTCTTGAGCATATATATTATGAGTACAGATGAGAGGGAACAGAATATAAGATACGATTTTCATAAAAAATATTGTACATCATGCTACCTTCAAAAAAGAGTAATAAAGGAGCTGAGGTCATAAATAGGGACCGTAGGGATTTTTGTTTTCAGAATACTACTGCCTGCGGCGCTTCTGTATCCACCTGCACAATGCACGACTATAGGTTTATGAGTGGGTATTTCTGAAATTCTTTCTCGGAGTTCATATAAAGGGATATGTATACTTTGAGTAAATATGGTTCGTTTCTCTCTCTCTGACGGATTTCTAATGTCTATAATAGTATAATTATCAGGCTTATTTTGAAATGATGGGATATGTATTTTTTCTATTGTTTCTGTTCCAAAATCAGAGACAAAAGCCAGTTCTATTTGTGATTCATATCCAATTTTAGCAATACGTTCTATGGTATGTTGAAGTATTTCTTCGTTTTCTGCGGTAAGGTAAAAAGGTTCATGAGGAGATATAATACTTCCAAGCCATGTTTCAAATTTTAACTCGAGCATAAGATTGATAGAGTTTTTGAGATGTTTATTTTTAAATTTCTCTTGAGGGCGAGTATCAATAATAAGGACATGAGGATTGAGAGAAGTAGCACAGTTGAGACAGGTGATGGGTTCTCTTTTTTTTACTTTTAAAATACTTTCTTGAAAATTATCAGCTCCTTTTTTATTGAGAGATACATCAAAAGAAAAGTATTTAGGAACAAAAGGTTGGTCTTTGAGTAGCAGAAAAACAAACTCTTTTTCGGGCATATCTTGTAAGCTCCAGTTATTTTTTTTTTCAATGGACAAAGTTGTGATTTTGGAATCACTTACAGATTTTCCGCACAGAGTCCCCGCTCCGTGTGCTGCACATAATATGGTATCGTCAGGAAGTGTAAGTATTTTTTTTCTGAGGGAATGAAACATTGCATGGGCTAATACTTCTCTTGATGTGTTTTTATTTCCTTGTTCTTCTCTCAAATCAGGTCGACCACAATCTCCCGCAAAAAGACAATCTCCGGTAAAGAGCCATTTTTGCTCTGTATCTATATCTTTGAGTAATAAAGAAATACTATCGGGAGAATGCCCTGGAGTCATCAATACAGTGAAACTTGCTCCTCCGAAAGGGATAGGATCACCATCGTCAACCTTTGTATGGGCATAAGTGGCTGCTATATACTTACTTACATAAATGGGAGCAGAGGTTTTTTGGTGTATTTCTAAATGACCGCTTACAAAGTCCGCATGAGGGTGCGTCTCTATTATGGCTACAATGGTTTCATCCCGTTCCGAAGCATAGTCATAATATTGCTTTGGATTCCTCACAGGATCTATCAATGCTATACAACCATTATGAGAAATAGCATACGAAAAAATAGAGAGATTTTTATCTTCAAATTGTTTTATTTCCATATATTGTGTTTTATGTTTTGCTAAGTAGCCAAGCCAGGAATCGAACCTGGATCAAAAGTTTAGGAAACTTCTATTCTATCCGTTGAACTACAAGGCCCTTCATTATTAATTTTTTTTAAAATATTTGTTTATTATGTTTTATATTTGCAACGCTGTTATTACTATAAACTACGGGGAAACTTCGTGTAAAATAATTTGAGCTTTACACCATTTCTTTGTATGATAAGGTT
This DNA window, taken from Chitinophagaceae bacterium, encodes the following:
- a CDS encoding MBL fold metallo-hydrolase — its product is MEIKQFEDKNLSIFSYAISHNGCIALIDPVRNPKQYYDYASERDETIVAIIETHPHADFVSGHLEIHQKTSAPIYVSKYIAATYAHTKVDDGDPIPFGGASFTVLMTPGHSPDSISLLLKDIDTEQKWLFTGDCLFAGDCGRPDLREEQGNKNTSREVLAHAMFHSLRKKILTLPDDTILCAAHGAGTLCGKSVSDSKITTLSIEKKNNWSLQDMPEKEFVFLLLKDQPFVPKYFSFDVSLNKKGADNFQESILKVKKREPITCLNCATSLNPHVLIIDTRPQEKFKNKHLKNSINLMLELKFETWLGSIISPHEPFYLTAENEEILQHTIERIAKIGYESQIELAFVSDFGTETIEKIHIPSFQNKPDNYTIIDIRNPSEREKRTIFTQSIHIPLYELRERISEIPTHKPIVVHCAGGYRSAAGSSILKTKIPTVPIYDLSSFITLF